Proteins encoded together in one Cyprinus carpio isolate SPL01 chromosome B14, ASM1834038v1, whole genome shotgun sequence window:
- the LOC122139660 gene encoding tripartite motif-containing protein 16-like, producing MAEARVFQDEFLCPVCLDLLKDPVVIPCGHSYCKSCITGFWDQEDQKRVYSCPQCRQTFSPRPALARNTMLAEVVEKLKKTRLSADCDAGAGDVQCDVCTGRKYKAFKSCLVCLNSYCQNHLEQHESLFKGKRHNLTDATGRLQEMICQKHEKFLKVFCHTDQKCICMLCTIIEHKNHDIVPAADQRTEKQLKETQKTLQQRIQQREKDLQQLRETVESHKHSAQTAVEDSERIFTELIHSIERSRSEMIRLIRDQEKTAVSRAEGRLERLEQEINDLRRRDAELEQLSHTQDHIQFLQSFQSLSAPPESTDVKDDLFSSLVSSDALRESVHQLRDKLEDFCKEKLKKISDRVTFTNIDLWTRNNFLQYSHQLTLDLNTVNEYLRLSERNRVITNTGTDQPYPDHPDRFDVYEQVLCRERVCGRCYWELEWSGDKAVFTSVSYKSISRKGRSNECWFGYNDQSWSLRCSSSRYLFRHNNIETALTVKSISSRIGVFVDHSAGTLSFYSVSDTMSLIHTVQTTFTQPLYHGLIFVC from the exons atggcagaagccagagtTTTTCAGGATGAGTTCTtgtgtccagtgtgtctggatctcctgaaggatccagtggtcattccctgtggacacagttactgtaagagctgtatTACAGGCTTCTGGGATCAAGAGGATCAGAAGAGGGTCTACAGctgtcctcagtgcagacagaccttcagtccaagacctgctttagctagaaacaccatgctggctgaagtggtggagaaactgaagaagaccagactctctgctgactgtgacgctggagctggagatgtgcagtgtgacgtctgtactggaagaaaatacaaagcgttcaagtcctgtctggtgtgtctgaactcttactgtcagaatcacctcgaacaacatgagagtttgTTTAAAGGAAAGAGACACAATCTGACtgatgccactggacgactgcaagagatgatctgccagaaacatgagaagttCCTCAAGGTTTTCTGTCACACTGACcagaaatgtatatgtatgcTGTGTACGAttattgaacataaaaaccaCGACATTGTACCAGCTGCAGaccagaggacagagaaacag ctgaaggagacgcagaagacgctccagcagagaatccagcagagagagaaagatcttcagcagctgagagagactgtggagtctcataag cactctgcacagacagcagtggaggacagtgagaggatctttactgagctcatccactccattgagagaagccgctctgagatgatacgactgatcagagatcaggaaaagactgcagtgagtcgagctgaaggacgactggagcgactggagcaggagatcaatgatctgaggaggagagacgctgagctggagcagctttcacacacacaggatcacatccagttcctgcag agtttccagtctctctcagcacctcctgaatctacagacgtaaaagatgatctcttcagttctctcgtctcttctgatgctctgagagaatctgtccatcagctgagagacaaactggaggatttctgcaaagagaagctcaagaagatctcagacagag tcacattcaCCAACATTGATCTCTGGACCAGGAAcaacttcctacaat attcccatcagctcactctggatctgaacacagtgaatgaATACCTCCGTCTGTCTGAGAGGAACAGAGTGATTACCAACACTGGCACAGatcagccgtatcctgatcatccagacagatttgatgtgtatgagcaggtgttgtgtagagagagagtgtgtggacgctgttactgggagctggagtggagtggagatAAAGCTGTGTTTacatcagtgtcatataagagcatcagcaggaagggacgaAGTAATGAGTGTTGGTTTGgatataatgatcagtcctggagtttgcgCTGCTCTTCCTCTAGATACTTATTCAGACACAATAACATAGAGACTGCTCTCACTGTGaagtccatcagcagtagaataggagtgtttgtggatcacagtgcaggaactctttccttctacagcgtctctgacacaatgagtctcatccacacagtccagaccacattcactcagccactCTATCatggtttgatttttgtttgttga